In Cervus elaphus chromosome 16, mCerEla1.1, whole genome shotgun sequence, a single window of DNA contains:
- the LOC122710049 gene encoding liprin-alpha-1-like, translating into MISEVEVLRALKFLFEHHKALDEKLRQQAHVPATVAQAFERDEGVSNGEGDGVTLLSSAAQLPPSGQMLQEQLDTINEEIRWIQEEKETTEQRAKETESRVGKASSGSLRRFKSVSSLDLYFASSLASSCPPSSVPATPRMRRRRPARNIDRLGTMPLMPALWEEVQNDKTTITSETSSPASPESLRLEQLHTGTLRAASPEDVRDARNSTDSQDGPGGNPSSSSSQDSMDKAPKKNGIRSSIGRFFGKKERGRPGHPGAEEASVFSVGPR; encoded by the exons ATGATCAGCGAGGTGGAGGTGCTCAGGGCGCTGAAGTTTCTATTTGAGCACCACAAGGCCCTGGACGAGAAG TTGAGACAGCAGGCCCACGTGCCGGCCACCGTGGCCCAGGCCTTCGAAAGAGACGAAGGCGTGTCTAacggcgagggcgacggggtcaccctcctcagctcggctGCTCAGCTGCCGCCCAGCGGGCAGATGCTTCAGGAGCAGCTGGACACCATCAAtgaagagatccg GTGGATCCAAGAAGAGAAGGAGACCACGGAGCAGCGGGCCAAGGAGACTGAGAGCAGGGTGGGCAAGGCGAGCTCAGGCAGCCTTCGTCGTTTTAAATCAGTGAGCTCCCTCGACCTGTATTTTGCCTCCTCGCTTGCcagctcctgcccgcccagcagtgTGCCCGCCACGCCCCGAATGAGGCGTCGAAGGCCAGCGCGGAACATAGACCGGCTGGGCACCATGCCTCTG ATGCCAGCTCTATGGGAAGAGGTGCAAAATGACAAGACAACCATCACTTCTGAAACCTCGAGCCCTGCCTCGCCTGAGTCCCTTCGGCTGGAGCAGCTGCACACAGGGACGCTTCGCGCGGCCAGCCCCGAGGACGTCAGGGACGCCCGCAA CTCGACGGACTCTCAGGACGGCCCCGGGGGCaaccccagcagcagcagcagccaggactCCATGGACAAAGCCCCAAAGAAGAACGGCATCAGGTCCTCCATCGGCCGCTTCTTTGGCAAGAAGGAAAGGGGTCGGCCTGGACACCCCG gagcgGAGGAGGCGTCTGTCTTCTCGGTGGGTCCGAGATGA